CTGGTCTTGCAGCACTGGTAGGTTTCAGAGTCGAACCCAAGTTCCCCTTCCTACTGTCCCCCAACAAAGCCCCACAACAAAGAGCAGAGGCTTCGCACTACACACACAGTTCAAAGAGGATCTAACAGGTCTTACAATCCCGTTCACCCTTCACCAAGCCCTGCAAGACATCGCTTCTGTCTGTAGCACGCTTAGATCAGTCCTTCACAGAATACCCCTCCCAGTCTCTAACTTTTCCACCTCCCTCCTCAGCAACCTCCAGAGCCATCTTCTGGTTTTGAAAACCCCAGTGAATCTCAGTGAAATTCCAGGATCTCCAAACTCTAACACGTGAACAAACTTCACCCACACAATGAATGAAACAGCCAAGGCAGTGAAGTTATAATGCTGCTTCCCCTCTCTGGTTCCCATGAAGTGAAAACTCTCAATCAGCCCTAATTTTTCCTCCTGTGCTGCCAATCTACTTCAAATCCTGTCTAATTTACTTCTTTCAAACCTGCCCAGTTTCTCCATCTCCCAGCCACACTCCATCCCACCTCACTCCATCCCCATATCCAAGTCATGGTCATCCATACCTGGAATGCTGTGACACCCTCCCAAACAGTCCCTGGCTTCCATTCTTGTAAcaacctccccctccccacccctaatCTAATCTCCACACTGCTGCCAGAGCCAGCGTTCAAAAATACCGATCTGACCACGCCCCTCTCCCAACAGACACCTGAAAACCCTTATCAACAAGTTCTCCTCAGGACAAAGGCCTCAGATCTCTCACTTGGCTCACCTCTGGCCCTGCCCGGCCTCTCTCCCGCCTTACCTTGACTCTCCTCCCGTCTCCACTCAGAGCCTTCAGACACCCCTCCACCTTTGCCCAACTAACTCCTATTCATTCTTCAAGACCTTAAATACCACTCCTCAAGGCAGGCTTCCTTCACCCTGGAGACCACATTTGGTCCCCCTGCAAGATGCTCCCGTGGCACCCTGACTTCCACTTTTATAAACTTCATCACACTTCTAATGACTTAATCTCTGTCTTTCCCACCAaactgtaagttccatgagggcagggcctgggtctGGCTTCTTCACAGCTCACTCCCCAAGGCTTGACACAAAGGCTGAACTGAACACAGAGGTACAGTAACAAGCACCTGGAATTTGGGACCAAGGTCAGCCAAAAGGTCCCGCTCAGATTGAAACAGGTAAAGCAACATGGAACAGGAGAGAGGCACCCACTTGAGAAGGCgagccacacacacaccaccaccaaaGCCTGGGAAACCTCCAGATCTAACCAAGCTAACCAGACGCAGCCTCAGGACCAGAAAATGAAGACAACCACTGGGTAAGCGATTGCATTTTATCCAGCCTAGAAAGATAAGGGACACTGATCTGTAGAGGATCTAAAGGCCTGGCAGCCAAAGAGCAAGAGTCAGCCCAAGTTTCCCTCCACACCAGCATTTGGTGCTAGACCACCTCCAGTGCTTTAGAATGAAGCATCCCCGGGAAAGCACATCACAGCCACGGACCCCGATACCCACCAACACACAGCAAACTAATTCTGTACTCCCCACGCagcattttcataaataatttggTCTTCTGAGGACATGCCCTCCAGGAGGAAGTTCTCTCAAGGAGAACATCAGCTCCAGTTCTAAATTAGGAAGTCGATGTCTCTTGCAATCTCTCACACATTTAAGGGACTGGCCCTGCCCAAGGAAGATGCCGGGCAGCAATGCTCCCAGCATGATCCAGCAAATTTCTCCACcagctgcttctcttcttttGCTCAGCTCTCCAAAGAGACTTCAGGGCTCTGGCTATGGAAGAAAAGACAACAGCTCCAGAGACTTGACCTTTGGCTAGGTTACCCAAGAACATTTCCTTGGCTCAGCTGGCAAAAAAATGACATAAGAATAAGCCCCACCTTAAACAGGCCCTACACAAAAACCAACCACAAACCCACTCTAGGGATGAGAAGGGTCTGGCAACCTTCTTGAGATTATCTGACACAAGAAAATAACAGAGCCCGTGGGGAGAAAGCCCTGTTTCCAGAGTGTCAGTCACACGGCCCAAGGCTCATGTGCACCACCTGGTTCAGAGAGGGGGCCCTACTGGGAGTGTCCTTTTAGGCATTCCCACCCCTCCCAACATCATTTTCCAAATAAGCCAGCACAGTGAAATATTAGGCCAGTTCTCCACACACAAGCCAGAATGAATTTgttaaaacatgaataaaaatgtTGGCTAGGATATGGAGTAACTGGAACTCGCAAagattgctggtgggaacgtaatggcagtacaaccactttagaaaatacTTTGGCAGCTTCTCATAAAGCTAAACATCATCTACCCTATGACCCACcaattccattcctaggcatttacccaaaaaaaatgaaaaaaaaaaaaaaatccacagaaaGACTTGAACATGAACATTCAGtcataatagtcaaaatatggaaacaacccaaatgtggCCAAACAAGAGAACAGATAAACACATTGCAGTGTGTCCACAGGATGGATCCTACACGGCGATACAAAGGAACTACTGACGCAATCCCAACCCGATAAATGTCAAGACCACCGGGCTGAGCCAAAGAAGCCAGGCTGGAGAATTCAcactgaatgattccatttatataatgctCTAGACCAGGCCAAACTAATCTACgtgaaagaaatcagaacagtggctgcctctggacaggggtggggagagtggggaTCGATGGGGAAGAAGCACAAGAAAGCTTCTGGGGGTGACAGAAACACACTGTATCATGATAGGGGTGTGGGTTAGATAGCCATACGCatctgtcaaaattcatcaaactatAACATTAAGATCTGTGCCTTTCACAGTATGTCAGTTTTATACCAAACAAAGTCGATGTTAAAAAAACATAGATTATGTCATTACTTTGCTCAATACATTTCCACATCTCCACATCtgctcattcaataaatattaagtacTGACTacaagccaggcactgttctgggcaccaTGGGCCCAGGAGAGAACAAAGTGACTAAAATTCCTAACCCTAGGGAGCTTACAGTCTAAGTGGGAAGACGACTAACAAGTCAGTCCTTTACATGGTATGTTAGAAGGTGTACGTGCCatgaagaaaaatagagcagagaaGAGCAATAGGGAAGGTATTGTGGGGGAAATACAGAGGAGtatgtgtgtaatttttttttcagctgcTGCAAAAAgctttaatattttctcattttaaacagGGCAGAAAGCAAAGCCTCACTAAACAGCTGATATTTCAGCAAATGGGTGGAGGAGGTTAGATCGCAAATCATACAGATAGAAGGGGAATGAGCATTCCAAACCCAGGAGACAGCATCTGCAAAGGACCTGAGGCAGGAGCACAGGTAGTATGGTCGAGAAACAGCCAGgagggcagtgtggctggagcagggtgagcaagaggaaagaagaaggggCAGGTTagagagctggggagaggggtgaGGGGGGAGCAGACAATGTAAGGCCCTGCGGGTCACTGCAAAGACCCCGGCCTTTGCTCTGAATGAGATGGGAGCcttggagagttttgagcagaggactgATGTAACTGAGGATTACTCTGGCTGCTGGTTGGGAGCAGCCTGAAAGGGACAAGGGGGTGTGCACAGGGATCAGTGAGAACCTGCCGCAGTAATCGAGGGAGATGACAGCGGTGGTGGTGGGAGGTGCTGGGAAGTGCTCAGGGCCCAAATGCATTCTAGAAGTAGAGTCAACAGGATTGTGATGGACTAGATGCAAGATGGGAGGAAGACGAGTCAAGGATGATGCCATGATTTTTAGCCCAAAGAACCAGAAGGATGAAGCTGCCATCAAGTGAGATGGGGAAAGCTGTGGCTAGAGCAGGTTTCTATGGGGAGAAGATTAGGAATTTGTTTTCAGACACGTTAAGCTTGAGATGCCTGTGAGACCTCTAAGAGAAGTCACTGAGTAAGAAGTTGGATATGAGTTTGGAGTTTAGTGGAGAGATCTGGTCCAGAGGTATAAACTTGCGAGTCACCAGCTTAACAGATGACATCTGAAGCCATGAGACTGCCTAAAATCTCCAAATCTAGCTCTATTTACTCAAATAGAGCTAGAGAAAAGAGGTCCAAGGACTGTGGCTGTTGGTTGGGAATGAGGAGGAACCAGCAGAGGATGCTGAGGCCCTACAAGACCAGCATGGTCTAGCCCCTGTCCCTCTCTCCAACTATATCTCATTCTCCCTCTTCATCACAGTGGCCTTTCGGTAGATCCTAGAAGATGCCAAGCTCCCTCCACTCCAGGACaattgcatttgctgttccctcagccctGAAGGACTCGGCACCCAAATCAGACCCCAATTCTGCCCTATGGCTGGCTCCTTACCCTTCAAGTCTTAGTTTAAGTGTCACCTTCACAGAGAGGGCCTCTTCCCTCCACCACTACTTTGCACGTTCTATTACGGCACCCTATTGATTTCCTTTATTGAACTTTTTACAGTTGGCTGCCAGGACACCACAGTCTcggttttcctctttctcttccagatGCTCCATCACAGTTCTCTTTAcctgttccttctcttctccccacctctTAACATTGGACTGCCCCTGGTCTCGGTCCTGGTCCCCCTCACATCTCTGCCAACACTCCCTCCTCCAGGGACCCCACCCAGTCATACAACTTTATCTATGTGCCAATGActcccaaatatatatatatatacatatatatatatatatatctccaactCAGACCTCTCCCTGAACTCACCCTCCTATATCCAACTATCATTTTGTCATCTCCATTTGGAGAGCTCATACATTAAGATGTGCAAAATCAATTTCCTAACTTTCTCCCCCAAAATCTATCTTCAATCTTCTCTACCTCACTTAACATCGATTCTATtattccagttgctcaggccaaaaccttTGAGTTAGGTTTAACCCCTCTGTTTCTCTCCTGTCTAACATCCCACCCATCGGCAAACCCtgtctaccttcaaaatatactcAGAATCTGACCGCTTCTTCCCTCTCCACTCTGCCACTCTGACCCAAGCCACCAATCTCACCTGGATTACTCAGCAGCTTCTTCCTTGGTCTTCCTGCCTCTACCCTCACCCACTCCCCTTTATCCACTCTCAGTACCTCAGCCAGAGGCACAGTCCTAAAATTAAGGCATACACAATCTGTgtgcctctctgccctccctaaACATACTTCCCTAACTTTACCTTCTTGTACTCTCTCCCACATTCACACACTGGACTCTGTGCTGTTCCGCAAGCTTTTCAGGGACACTCCTGCCTTTGGCAACTGCCATTCCAAGATGTGGAAAGCTCTTCTTCCAGCTACCTGCTTAGCCAACACCCTCACCTCTCACCTCCTTCAATCTTTGCCCACATTACCTTTCTGATGAGGTCTACCCTAATCAAACTACTTAAAATGGTCAGCTGTGTCCTCCTTCCTTGCTCTACTCACTTTTTTCCCCATGGTActtaacatcttttcatatactatAATCAGGACACCAATCCATCGTGGCTTACGAGGAACTTTCCTGGTTACAGCACCAAAAGTACCACATCCTGGGAACCCTCTCAGCACCGAGCAAAGCAAGACATTGGTCATCTTAACTATAATTTACTAACTACACTTActatttttactttctgtctctcctcacaatatataaaataacttcCACAAGGGCAGGGACCTGTGACTGCTGTGTTCatgtagaacagtgcctggctcctAAGAGTCACTCAATAGGGCTTAACCACCTTCCTATCACCGCCTTAATCAACCTGCTGCAAGGACTCACCTCGCAAATGAGCTGAAAGTAATCAGCTATATAATTTGGAGTTCTACAAATTAAATTCCACTAAAATTGGAAACTGTGGCATTATAAGGTAGGACCAACAAAAGGAAACTAGACAGAGCAGTCCCCCTTATCCAcgggggatacgttccaagacccgcagtggatgcctgaaactgcagatcaTACAGAACCCTAGACAATGGAGATACTACATTTTTTcccatatacatacatacttgaGGTACAAGTGCAAAACCAGCACAAATTTTTTTCCTACCTCAAAATGTGACAGATTTGgtcttaccatagatcttagcaacctcagcacataattttttttctttccttatgagGTCAAGAACTCGTAGCTTTTCACTTAAATGGAGAACTTTAtggtttctctttggcatatccaaattgccagcatcattactcttgtgctttggggccattattaagtaaaataacagTGACTTggacacaagcactgcgataccaagacagtcgatctgataaccaagatggctactaagtgacaaACAGGCAGGGAGCATATACAGTGTGGCTCTGcgggacaaagggatgattcaagTCCAGGCGGGACGGAACAAGATTTCATCAAGCCACTCAGAACAGTtcgcaatttaaaacttatgaactgtttctttctggaattttccatttaatatttttgaacctcagctgactgcaggtaactgaaaccgcaGATAAGGGGGACTAATGTACCCAAAATTTCCATACGTATGTGTCATTCCTAACACCCATAAGTCAAGCCAGGATCTTCTCAACTCACTACTGTTTTCAAAAAATCCACATGACCCACACACTATAGATGTCATGTAAATGGCCTGGTTCAGAAAAGAACCTCTGATCCCTCTCCTCTAGACCTATAACTCCTATGCAAAGCAGCAGTTTCCAGGACATGCAACCAAGACTTGCAGCACAGGAAACAGGCCAATTCTTACCTCCTGTGTAGAGAAAGGAGCCAGACAGGCCTCCAAAGTAGATGAGAGCCAAGTGCTCCAGTTTCAGAGGGGACAGATAGTAGAGGCAAGCGGCACAGACACAGCCCAAAGTGTAGAGGAAGACGCCAAACCGGACAACATCCTGGGGCTCCAAGATTCGGTCCACCAGGGTCCTGTCATCACTCTTTTTGTGGTCAATGCCCTTGGAAAAGTCATAGTAAGTGTTGACCAAATTGCCAGCCCCGTGCACAGCCAGGACAGCCACGGCACACCCCACCAACAGCCTGGGATCCAGGACGCCCTGGGATCTGTAGGCAAGGGCACTGCCCAGGGCCACCGGGGTGAGGGAAGCACTGAAGCTCCAGGGCCGCAGAGCCAGCACGTAGGAGGCGCACTTCTGCCTCCAGGAGCGCTGGGGGGGCCTGTCCTGCTCCAGACAGTCGTTCCCCAGGAGGTCCCTGTCCCCAGCCTTGGCCGTCTCTCCCGCCTGGATGTTAATCTTCTCCCCTGGGACCTGCGAGGCCGCCATGGGTCGTGGCTGAAGTCAACGTTAATAGTGAGCCACCCACACAACAGCGACCGCCCTGCGGCGAAgagggacggggcggggcggccggACCTGACCTTCCTGCGGTTCCGCCCCGGGTAGGGCTGGAGAGGTGGCGGGGCCCGGGGACAGTAGAGAGCGGCCTAGCACCCCACGCGGCCCGGCGGCACCGCCTCGGCCTCCTGTCACCTAGACGAAgcctgcctctgggcctcagccccGGGCTAGAGCCCAAGGCCAAGCTGCAGGCGCCTAACCCAGCGTACCGGGGCCGCCATCTTGTGCGCCCGCCTCTGGAGGCCCGCCCGGAAACAGGGGCTGAGGCGCCGActgggccgggcggggcggggcggggcggggcggggcggggccctgCCGGGCGGGGGCCGGACCGGCGGCGGCCGCGGACTCCAGTCCTTCGCTCTCCGAAGTTTCGCGCCCGTAGCTTCTCCAGACCCGCTGGAAATAGCCTCATTTAGTATCACAAAAACGCCCACGAATGCTTATCGCTTTACGACTCACCAAGAGCTTTCACTCACCTAAATAGGGCTCATTCATTTTTTCGtccaacaagcatttattgagagcctGCTGTAtgcaacaagcatttattgagcacttactatgatATGCAGAAGCGagcaaaatggacaaaaatcaGGGAACGCATTGAGGGCGGTGAGAAAGGTGTAATTATCCGCTCCCTCCCTTTTAAATGGGAAACTTGAAGCtctgaaatggaaaataatgtcTAAGAAAGTATTGGCTCCAGTAATAATCACATCAGCATTTACCATATGCCATGTACTGCCTGCCTGCCTTTTTATTCCATAGTCtggtttatttacttattcatgcAAAtaacctccctccacccctccccaccaggtGGCCATTGTGTCTCCATTGCCCACCTTCTGGGAGCTTATGTCGGCATCTGTAGCTGGTTCTGGCTGGAGAGAGCCAATTGTTAAagtttcaggaattttgtgagcagGTCATTAAGCACAGCcattactaaaaattaaattacacaaACTTATAGTTAAaccatattaaaaacaaaggtaaaaaatactcaaaacatTACTTTCTAATTATCACTACATTTTACTGATAATCACTACATTTTAGTATTTATACTCTTCAGATTGTTTACATCTGTCGTATCTGCATTGTGGAAATACTACATGATAATGTGCTACTGCTCATCTCTTCCCAGCTTTTCATTCAGTGACAtccattggtagcttgaaatctgCCACGATGGGAGTAAGGTGGTTTggtgttttgtttgtgtgtgtgtgtgaggaagattggccctgacctaacaacacctattgccaatcttcctcgttttgcttgaggaggattgtccctgagctaacatctgtggcaatcttcctctattttgtacgtgggacacgccacagcatggcttattgagcagtgtgtgggtccacacccaggatgcgaacctacaaaccccaggccgccgaagcggagtgtgccaacttaaccactacaccactaggctggccccatgatGGGAGTATTTTTAGTGCACAAATCAGCAAATGCTTGATAATTGTTTTGTTGATCATCTAGACTTAAGAAAGTgacaaggaaaaattaataatgcagattaaacttaaaagtCTGTCAACTCTGTAGCTGTTACTTGGTGAATACCAGCAAAAGTTTGAGGAAATATTCTTCTAGTATTGGAAAATTATTATCCAATTCAGCAAAAAAGCTTCTAATGTCATTGACAAACTAGTGAAGTTTCAACATATCTCTTgattctctcattttcctcttactcattaacataaaagaaaatatcaaccaACATTCATGTGGAAACTATACTTATTGGTCAATTGCAGCCATAAGGAGGCTGCATAATATCAAAAAAAGCATACTGTTAGAATCAACCTGCCATATGGAAGGTTGCCCGTTACAATAAAGAACATTGTGTATTTTATTGCTGTTAGTAAGCTGTGTGCTACACATCCTTTATATGTGTTGTAATAACATATATAACACATAAAGTTGTAATACACATATAATGTATATGTACACAGGACTGACTACATAATTTTCGTGCCCAGTGCAGAATAAAAATGCAGGGCCCTTTGTTCAAAAATCATTAAGAACTTCAAGACACAACATTACGACCTCACAGGTCACATAGCCATGCAGACAGCCCTGTATATACACACTCGCCCCCCTCCTTTACCAGCTAGTTGGGTGTTAAACATTTACAACTCCACCACCCAGCACATACTTGCGATACTGGCCAAACCTGAGTGTCCTATGCTGCCAaatcagagaaaaggaagaagcagatgCGTtaaaatcctggctccatcacttacaaCTCTACGACCTAACCTCTCTACCAGTTTACTCATGTATAAAGTGGGAACAAAGCCTGCCTCACGGAAATGTTCAGGAATAACACTAACAGCACTTATTGACTGTCCACATTTGTCATAcactgttttggttttgttttttttttttaggttttcacactttttttttttcaagcaagTTTAGTAACATGGATACATGGGAGAACCCCACGGATACTGAGCAACTCGGGCATGTGGCCAAAGCTGacaccttatttttttcttcttcttctctccaaagccccccagtacatagttgtatattctagttgtaggtccttctagttctgccgtgtgggatgccgcctcagcatggcttgaccagcggtgccatatccacgcccaggatccaaattggcaaaaccGTGGGtgactgaagcagagcatgcgaataaccactcggccaccgggcagCCCCAGGCATACAATGTTTTAGGGGCTTTACATGTGTTAGTGTCTAACTGGGCAACACTGCCTACTGAGATAGGTACATTGTAATCCttcctgttttataaataaagaaataggtACAAAGAGATACTTGCTCAGATAGTTAGTAAGGGTTGGAGCTGAGTTTCAGATTCAGTTAGTTCTACTCCAAGTTGCTTTTACCCACTAGCCTGATACTttgtaagtgttcaataaatattggttactATTTTAACATAATGGATAAGAAAGCTCTTTGTAAACTGAAAAGAGACCTACAAATGCATCTATTACTGTTGCTATAAAATCATCTTTGATTAACTAGAAagcagttaataaaaataaataagttctgggcATGTaatacagcatggtgattatagttaataatattgtatttcatatttgaaagttgcaaagagagcagatcttaaaagttctcatcataaaataatctgtgtatgactccactcatatgaggaatttaaaactatggaccaagaacagtttagtggataccaggggaaaggtggggtggggggtgggcacaaagggtgaagtggtgcacctacaacatgactgacaaacattaatgtacaattgaaatttcacaagattgtaacctatcaataactcaataaaaaaaaaagttctcatcataagaaaaaattttgtaactatgtatggtgaccaatgctaattagacttattgtagtgatcattttgcagtatatacaaatattgaaacatcatattgtacacctgaaactaatgtaacgttatatgtcaattatacctcaacaacaacaagaaaagaaaacagggctTTATCACGTCTTGGGGTGGCAAaaatctcatacattgctagtaggAGTGAAAATTCATACCTCCCTTATAGAGATCAGTTTGACAATATCCATCAAACATGAGTACACATGGATTTACCCTCTGACTCTATAATTCCATTTCTGCGTATTTATCTTGGTACACCTGCCAGGGAATAAAATTATACATGTTCAAACGCATTAGTAGGCAGCATCATTAGTAATagcaaaaatttggaaacaacacatgtccatcaacagaggactggaaaaataaattatggtatatcaatatgatggaatactaagcagtataaaaacaaaagaacaaggaAGCCTTCTATATgctaaaatggaaagatttccaagatgcactaaaattttaaaaagtgcagaACAGTGTATATAGTgtaacaaaaagggaaaataagaatatatatttatatttgattgTATTTGCATAAAGAAACTTTAGGGATACTTAAGAACTAAGAAAATAAGTAGTAAAGGGGTATGGTTGGAGTAAGACTTTTCatgataaatataatttttatttattttgagatttgAACAGTGAATATACAACATAGttgaaaatgtataattaaaaatagagatgaaCGCAAGTGAAAAATGTGAAATTCAGAGGAACAATTAGTTCACAGAAGaatcaatacaatgaaaagatTCTAAACCTAAAGTAgtaatcatatatatatttttaaatctttcagatttaaaatattaccaaactttttttccagaagtttaGAACTTCTGGAAACTTACAtctcttcaacaaacatttcttttttttttcttttttttttttttattaatgttatgatagattacaaccttgtgagatttcagttgtacatttttgttagtcatgttgtgggtacaccacttcccccttcgtaccctccccccacccccccttttccctggtaaccaccgatcagatctccttctcaatatactaatttccacctatgagtggagtcatatagagatcgtctttctctgactgacttatttcgcttaacataatgccctcgaggtccatccacgttgttgtgaatgggccaatttcgtccttttttatggctgagtagtattccattgtgtatatataccacatcttctttatccagtcatcagtttctgggcatgtaggctggttccacgtcttggctattgtaaataatgctgcgatgaacataggggtgcaacggactcttgagatatctgttatcaggttct
The genomic region above belongs to Equus caballus isolate H_3958 breed thoroughbred chromosome 2, TB-T2T, whole genome shotgun sequence and contains:
- the UBIAD1 gene encoding ubiA prenyltransferase domain-containing protein 1 isoform X2, which encodes MAASQVPGEKINIQAGETAKAGDRDLLGNDCLEQDRPPQRSWRQKCASYVLALRPWSFSASLTPVALGSALAYRSQGVLDPRLLVGCAVAVLAVHGAGNLVNTYYDFSKGIDHKKSDDRTLVDRILEPQDVVRFGVFLYTLGCVCAACLYYLSPLKLEHLALIYFGGLSGSFLYTGGIGFKYVALGDLIILITFGPLAVMFAYAVQVLIGVFPIRGAQLFGQQLSN
- the UBIAD1 gene encoding ubiA prenyltransferase domain-containing protein 1 isoform X1, giving the protein MAASQVPGEKINIQAGETAKAGDRDLLGNDCLEQDRPPQRSWRQKCASYVLALRPWSFSASLTPVALGSALAYRSQGVLDPRLLVGCAVAVLAVHGAGNLVNTYYDFSKGIDHKKSDDRTLVDRILEPQDVVRFGVFLYTLGCVCAACLYYLSPLKLEHLALIYFGGLSGSFLYTGGIGFKYVALGDLIILITFGPLAVMFAYAVQVGSLAVFPLVYAIPLALSTEAILHSNNTRDMESDREAGIVTLAILIGPTFSYMLYNTLLFLPYLIFSILATHCSISLALPLLTIPMAFSLERQFRSQTFNKLPQRTAKLNLLLGLFYVFGIILAPAGSLPKL